From the Dunckerocampus dactyliophorus isolate RoL2022-P2 chromosome 12, RoL_Ddac_1.1, whole genome shotgun sequence genome, one window contains:
- the zgc:162608 gene encoding uncharacterized protein zgc:162608, whose translation MHSEKVIFTIFTFAILEVSAFPRHRDSREATWSDSMANQAHHKSKLTKDVDKIYKSHIDDSGLYNHSEDDHNKNQVSEEMQRKINMESERLRARLRQELTELRERLALSPAHRSSTLASVRERLAPLAQQLHGSLSSSTRSLCHELGLSLQSPEDPEAFNWMTQTLEQGTSKLADILDGFMAQTTEAMEHLREASEAANTGILQEFSSRLGQEVTSLKMEAQNKLETLKAELLKADAAAAVEHFCQNSAQQLHFQGRMERLVTGMEEELEVQSGPSLSEHSGGSLQEDFSLKLSALIQDILHSVQ comes from the exons ATGCATTCAGAAAAAGTGATCTTCACCATTTTCACCTTTGCTATTTTGGAGGTTTCAG CCTTCCCGCGCCATCGTGACAGCAGGGAGGCGACCTGGTCCGACTCCATGGCCAATCAGGCCCATCACAAGTCCAAGCTCACAAAGGATGTGGA TAAGATCTACAAAAGCCACATAGATGACAGCGGCCTGTACAACCACAGCGAGGATGACCACAACAAGAACCAGGTGTCGGAAGAGATGCAGCGCAAAATCAACATGGAGTCGGAGCGCCTGCGAGCGCGTCTACGTCAGGAGCTGACCGAGCTGAGGGAGAGGCTGGCTCTCTCCCCGGCTCACCGCAGCTCCACCTTGGCCAGCGTGAGGGAGCGCTTGGCCCCCCTCGCCCAGCAGCTCCACGGCTCTCTGAGCAGCAGCACGCGCAGCCTATGCCACGAGCTCGGCCTTTCCCTGCAGAGTCCTGAGGATCCTGAAGCCTTCAACTGGATGACACAAACACTGGAGCAGGGCACCTCCAAGCTGGCTGACATCTTGGATGGCTTCATGGCTCAAACCACCGAGGCGATGGAACACCTCAGGGAGGCAAGTGAGGCAGCAAACACGGGAATCTTGCAAGAATTCAGCTCAAGgttgggacaggaagtgacctccCTGAAGATGGAGGCCCAGAATAAACTGGAGACTCTCAAAGCGGAGCTCTTGAAGGCTGACGCCGCCGCTGCTGTGGAGCACTTCTGCCAAAATTCAGCACAGCAACTTCACTTTCAGGGACGGATGGAGAGGCTAGTCACGGGAATGGAGGAGGAGCTGGAAGTCCAGTCCGGTCCTTCCCTCTCTGAACACTCAGGCGGCTCGTTGCAGGAGGACTTCTCACTCAAACTCTCTGCTCTCATCCAGGACATTCTGCACTCTGTGCAGTGA